In Patescibacteria group bacterium, one genomic interval encodes:
- the nusG gene encoding transcription termination/antitermination protein NusG, whose translation MPKQRLPQKRNWYVLHTYSGYEDAVAKNLKQRIESLGMEDKIFSVLVPKEKKIKIKDGKRRITEEKIYPGYVLVEMIVTDDSWYVVRNTPNVTGFVGAGTTPVPISNTEVEILKKRMGVEVPQYKIDVKIGDSVKIIDGPFKDFDGKISEIDKERGKVKVLVNMFGRDTPVELDSLQIKKI comes from the coding sequence ATGCCAAAACAAAGATTACCACAAAAAAGAAATTGGTATGTTTTACATACCTACTCTGGCTATGAAGATGCAGTTGCTAAAAATCTGAAACAAAGGATTGAGTCTCTTGGCATGGAAGATAAAATTTTTAGTGTTCTGGTTCCGAAGGAAAAAAAGATTAAAATAAAAGATGGGAAAAGAAGGATAACAGAAGAGAAAATTTATCCAGGCTATGTTTTAGTTGAAATGATTGTTACTGATGATTCTTGGTATGTGGTTAGAAATACCCCAAATGTTACCGGCTTTGTTGGTGCCGGAACTACTCCCGTTCCAATATCGAATACTGAGGTTGAGATTTTGAAAAAAAGAATGGGAGTGGAAGTTCCTCAATATAAAATTGATGTTAAGATTGGGGATTCGGTAAAGATTATTGATGGTCCATTTAAGGATTTCGATGGTAAGATTTCTGAAATTGACAAAGAACGCGGTAAAGTCAAGGTTCTGGTTAATATGTTTGGTAGAGATACCCCAGTCGAATTAGACTCCTTGCAGATTAAGAAGATATAA
- the cyaB gene encoding class IV adenylate cyclase, translating to MEIEIRAKIENLTNLKKKLINLGATLGTQRRQFDVIYKKKGEEGTDQGPGSYILRIRDSDKGKFLTFKALTERRGVWEEYELKIDNVKEAKKILEKIGFIKALTLTKERTPGKLDEFNFNLDNIKELGSYIEVELIDDDGRKAQEKIKQLLFKLGISENQLERRGYPEIIFEAQGMRFNGQK from the coding sequence ATGGAGATTGAAATAAGAGCAAAAATTGAAAATTTAACAAATCTCAAGAAAAAACTTATTAATTTAGGAGCTACATTAGGAACTCAAAGAAGGCAATTCGATGTTATATATAAAAAGAAAGGAGAAGAGGGGACTGATCAGGGACCGGGTTCCTATATTTTAAGGATAAGGGATTCTGACAAAGGAAAATTCCTGACCTTTAAAGCTTTAACTGAAAGACGAGGCGTTTGGGAAGAATACGAATTAAAGATTGATAATGTTAAAGAAGCAAAAAAAATTCTTGAAAAAATAGGTTTTATAAAAGCGCTGACTTTAACAAAAGAAAGAACGCCTGGAAAATTAGACGAATTTAATTTCAATCTTGATAATATAAAAGAACTGGGTTCATATATTGAAGTAGAACTAATTGACGATGATGGAAGAAAAGCTCAGGAAAAAATTAAACAATTACTTTTTAAATTAGGCATCTCTGAAAATCAATTAGAGCGCCGGGGATATCCAGAGATTATCTTTGAGGCTCAAGGTATGAGATTTAACGGTCAAAAATAA
- the tmk gene encoding dTMP kinase — MIKNPYPGKFIAFEGVDGAGGETQSKLLFNFFKKQKKQVEKLFYPDYKGPIGKLIHQFLHKKHNFSPRIQFLLYFTDFLKDKDRIEKWQRKGRIVISDRYFTSALAYQCPQGFPLKEALRIAKIFELPRPDLIIYLKISVKTSIQRKLKEKKNLDRHESDKKFLSKLTNFYDKLIKNQVFSEWVVIDGEKSIKEVSQQIVELLKKYRF, encoded by the coding sequence ATGATAAAAAATCCTTATCCAGGAAAGTTCATTGCCTTTGAAGGGGTTGATGGGGCAGGAGGTGAAACCCAAAGCAAATTATTATTTAATTTTTTCAAAAAACAAAAAAAGCAAGTTGAAAAATTATTTTATCCTGATTATAAAGGACCAATTGGAAAATTAATTCATCAGTTTTTGCACAAAAAACATAATTTTTCTCCAAGAATTCAGTTTCTACTCTATTTTACTGATTTTCTAAAAGATAAAGATAGAATCGAAAAATGGCAAAGAAAGGGGAGGATTGTAATTTCTGATAGATATTTTACTTCAGCCTTGGCCTATCAATGTCCCCAAGGTTTTCCTTTAAAAGAGGCCTTGAGGATTGCTAAAATTTTCGAACTTCCCAGGCCTGATTTAATAATTTATCTTAAAATTTCGGTTAAAACTTCAATCCAAAGGAAATTAAAAGAAAAGAAAAATTTAGACAGACACGAATCCGATAAAAAATTTCTATCAAAATTAACTAATTTTTATGATAAATTAATAAAAAATCAAGTCTTTAGTGAGTGGGTTGTTATTGATGGCGAAAAATCAATTAAGGAGGTTTCCCAGCAGATAGTCGAATTATTAAAAAAATATAGATTCTAA
- the secE gene encoding preprotein translocase subunit SecE has product MKINKFPKKIITFLKEVRLEMKKINWPTRRETIRNTLIVIGVSIVVAIFLGSLDFIFTRLLNKFFL; this is encoded by the coding sequence ATGAAAATTAATAAATTTCCTAAAAAAATTATTACTTTCCTAAAAGAAGTTAGGTTGGAGATGAAGAAAATTAACTGGCCAACCAGACGAGAGACCATAAGGAACACCTTAATTGTTATTGGGGTTTCTATAGTGGTGGCTATATTTTTAGGAAGTTTGGATTTTATATTCACCAGACTGCTAAATAAATTTTTTTTATAA
- a CDS encoding tetrahydromethanopterin S-methyltransferase subunit A, whose amino-acid sequence MEINLENWPPVGGRYKNGNKKSPVAVCTNATVEGIELDMEKIAICGKCVTENIGIEKIIQNIISNPNIRFLILCGKVSKGHFVDQAIISLKKNGIDKEKRIIGAKGNTPFLKGIDEGQIERFRQQIEIIDLSGEENPKKIMRVVENCLRKNPGIFTGKAMKIEEIEEIEAKTFPKWIPDPKGFFVISINPHRNKIIVEYFQNNKLTKKIIGNSAEEISKTIAKLNLIGDFEQTLEHSMYLARELQKAEFALKNRLDYEQDSELNLKKDEKKESIDENDWFD is encoded by the coding sequence ATGGAAATTAATCTTGAAAATTGGCCACCAGTAGGAGGGAGGTATAAAAATGGGAATAAAAAATCTCCAGTAGCTGTTTGCACTAATGCCACGGTTGAAGGAATTGAGTTAGATATGGAAAAAATAGCAATTTGTGGAAAGTGCGTAACTGAAAATATTGGCATTGAAAAGATTATTCAAAACATTATCTCAAATCCAAATATCCGATTTTTAATTCTTTGTGGAAAGGTTTCTAAAGGTCATTTTGTCGATCAGGCAATTATTTCCTTAAAAAAAAACGGGATAGATAAAGAAAAAAGAATTATTGGAGCAAAAGGGAATACCCCGTTTTTGAAGGGAATTGATGAGGGCCAAATCGAAAGATTTCGCCAACAAATAGAAATAATAGATTTAAGTGGTGAAGAAAATCCTAAAAAAATAATGAGAGTCGTTGAGAATTGTTTAAGAAAAAACCCTGGCATTTTTACTGGAAAGGCAATGAAGATTGAGGAAATAGAAGAAATAGAGGCCAAAACTTTTCCTAAATGGATACCTGACCCTAAAGGATTTTTTGTCATCTCAATCAATCCCCATAGAAATAAAATAATAGTTGAGTATTTCCAAAATAATAAATTAACAAAAAAAATAATCGGGAATTCAGCTGAAGAGATTTCAAAAACTATCGCCAAACTCAATTTAATTGGTGATTTTGAGCAGACCTTGGAACATTCAATGTATTTGGCTCGGGAACTGCAAAAAGCCGAATTTGCCCTGAAAAATAGATTAGATTATGAACAAGACAGCGAGTTAAATCTGAAAAAAGACGAAAAAAAAGAATCAATCGATGAAAATGACTGGTTCGACTAG
- a CDS encoding dCTP deaminase, which yields MVLSDKEIKKYIKEGKIKIKPKPNFKEQLGPCSLDLHLGNTFKAFKPSQYPYLDLKRNINFEDLMEKIRVEDGAPFILQPKEFILATTKEEFTLPDDIMARLDGRSSLGRLGVVVHSTAARFDPGWQGRAVMELGNMGIMPVVLYSGMRICALTFEKLSSPCEVPYLKKKGQKYGKQKFPQASKITQEFNKKKS from the coding sequence ATGGTTCTTTCAGATAAAGAAATAAAAAAATATATTAAAGAAGGGAAAATTAAGATTAAACCTAAGCCAAATTTTAAAGAACAATTAGGGCCTTGCTCGCTAGATTTACATTTAGGAAATACTTTTAAAGCTTTTAAACCTTCTCAATATCCTTATTTAGATCTCAAAAGAAATATCAATTTCGAGGACTTAATGGAAAAAATAAGGGTAGAGGATGGAGCTCCCTTTATTTTACAGCCAAAAGAATTTATTTTAGCAACAACCAAGGAAGAATTCACCTTACCTGATGATATAATGGCCCGACTTGATGGAAGAAGTTCTTTGGGGAGGCTGGGAGTAGTAGTTCATTCCACTGCCGCCAGATTTGATCCGGGTTGGCAGGGAAGAGCAGTAATGGAATTGGGAAATATGGGAATTATGCCGGTTGTTTTATATTCTGGGATGCGAATTTGTGCTTTAACTTTTGAAAAACTGTCCAGCCCCTGTGAGGTTCCCTATCTGAAAAAGAAAGGCCAAAAATATGGAAAACAGAAATTTCCTCAGGCCAGCAAGATAACTCAAGAATTTAATAAGAAGAAAAGTTAA
- the rplK gene encoding 50S ribosomal protein L11, whose product MKKIKATIKLQIPAGQATPAPPVGPTLAPHGLNIGEFCSKFNEATKNQTGFTIPVEIKVFKDKTYDFKLKTPPTSELLKKAAGIEKGSGEPNRTKVGKITKAQIREIAQKKMEDLNTSDIEKAVKIIEGTAKNMGITIE is encoded by the coding sequence ATGAAAAAGATAAAGGCTACAATTAAACTCCAAATTCCAGCTGGCCAGGCCACACCAGCCCCACCAGTTGGTCCAACCTTAGCCCCCCACGGCTTAAATATTGGTGAATTTTGTTCGAAATTTAATGAAGCAACTAAAAATCAAACAGGCTTTACAATACCTGTTGAAATCAAGGTTTTTAAAGACAAGACTTATGATTTTAAATTAAAAACTCCACCAACCTCTGAGCTTTTAAAAAAAGCGGCTGGAATTGAAAAAGGATCTGGCGAGCCAAATAGAACCAAGGTAGGCAAAATTACCAAGGCCCAAATCAGAGAGATTGCCCAAAAGAAAATGGAAGATTTAAATACTTCTGACATTGAAAAAGCTGTGAAAATAATAGAGGGAACCGCAAAAAATATGGGAATTACGATCGAGTAA
- the pheT gene encoding phenylalanine--tRNA ligase subunit beta yields MIFSYNWLQSFFEKRLPKPEKLAELLTMHSFEVSELKKVGKDFTLDIDVLPNRGPDCFSHIGVARECSVLLNSKLKMGPAKAGGWSGREALSRSETPRPWKGWSPNFKFKENKQHKAKDFVRVEVKNKMACPRYTARVVSGVKVASSPKWLRQRLKVCGIKPINNIVDIANFVMLETGQPLHAFDGEKLEGKKIIVRFAKKRERIVTLDEERYDLNPDILVIADARKPIAIAGIKGGIMPEIDKKTKIVVLESANFNPRVIRKGSKKLSLKTDASWRFEHGIDPNLTEMAINRAAFLIQKIAGGIVSQGLIDKYPRKILPKIIKLNLNYLKSLLGIEIPKNKILKILKNLEFKVLDSKHQVLKVKIPTFRLDISISEDLIEEIARVYGYQEVPATFPIGVLVPPKRNIEIFWESLTKNILKEFGFSEVYNYSFVSERDREAFGYKIRDLIEIENPVSIEQRYLRPSLIPNFLKNLQKNFKYQKKIRIFELGKIFQRSKVEKKMLTALLAKKEVSSGADEFYYLKGILDLLLNKLGISNIWYDSYRPTPEESKLAIWQPKKCAEIKVDGEEIGFLGEISPKILEDFKINTRVVVFDLDFEKLQTISSEEQEYRPISPYPAAVRDISVLVPQGILVEEVLNKIESTGGPLIRDIDLFDIYEGEEIPSGKKNLAFHIIYQASDRTLDSKEIDEIQKRIIGALEKESGWEVRK; encoded by the coding sequence ATGATATTTTCATATAATTGGTTACAATCTTTTTTTGAGAAACGATTACCAAAACCAGAAAAATTGGCTGAGCTTTTAACTATGCATTCTTTTGAAGTTTCAGAATTAAAGAAAGTAGGAAAAGATTTTACTTTAGATATTGATGTTTTGCCGAATAGGGGACCAGATTGTTTCTCTCATATTGGAGTAGCTCGTGAGTGCTCTGTACTCTTAAATTCTAAATTAAAAATGGGGCCCGCAAAGGCGGGAGGGTGGTCGGGACGCGAGGCGCTTTCGCGAAGCGAAACGCCCCGTCCTTGGAAGGGTTGGAGTCCAAATTTCAAATTTAAGGAAAATAAACAACATAAAGCTAAAGATTTTGTTAGAGTAGAAGTTAAGAATAAAATGGCCTGTCCTCGTTATACTGCCAGAGTAGTCAGTGGTGTTAAAGTGGCTTCTTCTCCAAAATGGTTAAGGCAAAGATTAAAAGTTTGTGGGATTAAACCAATTAACAATATTGTCGATATTGCCAATTTTGTGATGTTAGAAACTGGCCAGCCCCTTCACGCCTTTGATGGTGAGAAACTGGAAGGCAAAAAAATTATTGTTAGGTTTGCAAAAAAAAGAGAGAGAATTGTTACTTTAGATGAAGAAAGATACGATTTAAATCCAGATATTCTGGTAATCGCCGATGCCAGAAAACCAATAGCTATTGCTGGAATTAAGGGAGGAATAATGCCTGAAATCGATAAAAAAACAAAAATTGTGGTTCTTGAATCGGCTAATTTTAACCCTCGAGTTATCCGCAAGGGTTCAAAAAAATTAAGCCTGAAAACTGATGCCTCCTGGCGCTTTGAGCATGGAATTGATCCAAATTTGACTGAAATGGCAATTAATCGAGCCGCTTTTTTAATTCAAAAAATTGCTGGCGGCATAGTTTCTCAAGGTCTAATTGATAAATATCCCCGAAAAATTTTACCAAAAATAATAAAATTGAATTTGAATTATTTAAAAAGTCTACTGGGGATAGAGATTCCGAAAAATAAAATTTTAAAAATTTTGAAAAATCTAGAATTCAAAGTTCTGGACTCAAAACATCAGGTTTTAAAAGTCAAAATTCCTACTTTTCGTTTGGATATTTCGATAAGCGAAGATTTAATTGAAGAAATTGCCAGAGTTTATGGATATCAAGAAGTTCCTGCCACTTTTCCAATCGGAGTTTTAGTTCCTCCAAAAAGAAATATTGAGATTTTTTGGGAGAGCCTGACAAAAAATATTTTGAAGGAATTTGGCTTTTCAGAGGTTTATAATTATTCTTTTGTTAGCGAAAGAGACAGAGAAGCTTTTGGCTACAAAATCAGAGATTTAATAGAAATAGAAAATCCAGTGAGTATTGAGCAGAGATATTTACGGCCGAGCTTAATTCCTAATTTTCTAAAAAATCTTCAAAAAAATTTTAAATACCAAAAAAAAATTAGAATTTTTGAGTTAGGAAAAATATTTCAAAGGTCAAAAGTAGAAAAAAAAATGTTAACTGCACTGCTAGCCAAAAAGGAGGTTAGTTCAGGAGCTGATGAATTTTACTATCTAAAAGGAATTTTAGATTTATTATTAAATAAACTTGGGATTTCAAATATTTGGTACGATTCTTATCGGCCTACTCCCGAAGAAAGTAAATTAGCTATTTGGCAACCTAAAAAATGTGCTGAAATTAAAGTAGATGGAGAAGAAATAGGATTTTTAGGCGAGATTTCTCCTAAGATTTTAGAAGATTTTAAAATTAATACAAGGGTAGTTGTTTTTGATCTTGATTTTGAGAAATTACAAACGATTTCTTCAGAAGAACAAGAGTATCGACCAATTTCTCCTTATCCAGCAGCGGTTAGAGATATATCTGTTTTAGTTCCCCAGGGTATTTTAGTTGAGGAAGTTTTAAATAAAATTGAATCAACTGGTGGTCCTTTAATTAGAGATATTGACCTTTTCGATATTTATGAAGGAGAGGAGATTCCCTCGGGTAAAAAGAATTTAGCTTTCCATATAATTTATCAGGCCTCAGATCGGACTTTAGACTCCAAAGAAATTGATGAAATTCAAAAAAGAATAATTGGGGCCTTAGAAAAAGAGTCAGGGTGGGAAGTTAGAAAATAG
- the gyrB gene encoding DNA topoisomerase (ATP-hydrolyzing) subunit B, translating to MVRKSKKTKKSKSYKAKDIYVLRGLEPVRKRPAMYIGTTGLEGLHHLIYEVVGNSIDEAIMGYCNEIKISLLPKNRVRVDDDGRGIPVEIHPQTKKSALETVMTFLHAGAKFGGKIYASTGGLHGVGVSAVCALSKFMRVEVCRDGKKYFQEYLKGKPKTKVKKIGKCRQAGTSVVFEPDPEIFREIKFNREKILNYLRQQSYLNKGVKIIFSDLRNGDKKIYAFYFEGGLVSYIKHLIRGAIPRHPNIFYGQGERNGIIVEVALQYTKEYECYEESFANNVFTKEGGTHLTGFRTALTRTFNDYARKVGFLKETDENLSGQDMREGLTGVVSIKIKEPQFEGQTKRKLGNQEAKVAVEQVISETLADFLERNPSDTRAIIENCILAQKARKAAKAARETVFKKGILEGLALPGKLADCASRKPEESELYIVEGTSAGGSCKSARDRRFQAILPLRGKILNVERARLDKILASKEIKSLIIALGTAIAEDFNLDKLRYHRVIIACDADTDGNHIRTLLLTLFYRYFKPIIENDYLYIAQPPLYRIQSGKRIEYAYTESDKAEILDSLKKKKEKNISIQRYKGLGEMNPDQLWETTMNPENRVLLKIDIENAKKADQIFDTLMGKEVLPRKRFIQTHAKKVKNLDI from the coding sequence ATGGTACGAAAATCAAAAAAAACTAAAAAAAGCAAAAGTTACAAGGCCAAAGATATTTATGTTTTGAGAGGTTTAGAGCCGGTCCGAAAAAGACCAGCAATGTATATTGGTACAACTGGACTGGAAGGGCTGCACCATTTGATTTATGAGGTGGTTGGAAATTCAATTGATGAAGCAATAATGGGTTATTGTAATGAAATTAAAATTTCTCTCTTACCTAAAAATCGAGTTCGAGTTGATGATGATGGGCGGGGAATTCCGGTGGAAATTCATCCCCAGACAAAGAAATCAGCCTTGGAAACAGTAATGACTTTTTTGCATGCCGGGGCTAAGTTTGGTGGAAAGATTTATGCTTCTACCGGTGGTTTACATGGAGTTGGAGTCTCGGCAGTTTGCGCCCTATCTAAATTTATGAGAGTTGAGGTTTGTCGGGATGGAAAAAAATATTTCCAGGAATACTTAAAAGGGAAACCTAAAACTAAAGTAAAAAAAATAGGTAAATGCCGTCAGGCTGGTACCAGTGTAGTTTTTGAACCAGATCCAGAAATTTTTAGAGAAATAAAGTTTAATCGAGAAAAAATTTTAAATTATCTCCGCCAACAATCCTATTTAAATAAGGGAGTAAAAATAATCTTCTCCGATTTAAGAAATGGCGATAAAAAGATATATGCTTTTTATTTTGAAGGAGGCCTTGTTTCCTATATCAAGCACTTAATTCGAGGAGCAATTCCCCGGCATCCTAATATTTTTTATGGCCAAGGGGAACGAAATGGAATAATAGTTGAAGTGGCTCTCCAGTATACTAAGGAATACGAATGTTATGAAGAAAGTTTTGCCAATAATGTCTTCACAAAAGAAGGGGGTACCCATCTAACAGGTTTTAGAACTGCCTTAACTAGAACTTTTAATGACTATGCAAGGAAGGTTGGATTTTTGAAAGAAACTGATGAAAATTTATCAGGTCAAGATATGAGAGAAGGATTAACTGGAGTGGTTTCAATCAAAATAAAAGAACCCCAATTTGAAGGTCAGACCAAGAGGAAATTAGGAAACCAAGAAGCAAAAGTCGCTGTAGAGCAGGTTATTTCTGAAACTTTGGCTGATTTTCTAGAAAGAAATCCTTCAGATACTAGAGCTATTATTGAAAATTGTATTTTGGCTCAAAAAGCCAGAAAGGCAGCCAAAGCGGCTAGAGAAACGGTTTTTAAAAAAGGGATTTTAGAAGGATTAGCCTTGCCAGGGAAATTAGCCGATTGTGCTTCAAGAAAGCCTGAGGAATCAGAACTCTATATTGTAGAAGGGACATCAGCTGGAGGTAGTTGTAAATCGGCTCGAGACCGAAGATTTCAGGCGATTTTACCCCTCCGAGGCAAAATTCTGAATGTTGAGCGGGCGAGGCTAGATAAAATCTTAGCCTCAAAAGAAATTAAATCTTTGATTATTGCTTTGGGGACAGCCATTGCTGAAGATTTTAATTTGGATAAATTAAGATATCATCGTGTTATCATAGCCTGTGATGCTGATACAGATGGGAACCATATTAGAACTTTGCTTTTGACTCTTTTTTATCGTTATTTTAAACCAATAATTGAAAATGATTATCTCTATATTGCCCAACCACCACTTTATCGAATCCAATCGGGAAAAAGGATTGAGTATGCTTATACCGAATCTGACAAAGCGGAAATTTTAGATTCTCTGAAAAAGAAAAAAGAGAAAAATATTTCTATTCAGCGTTATAAAGGCTTAGGAGAGATGAATCCTGATCAACTTTGGGAAACAACTATGAATCCAGAAAATCGGGTTCTATTAAAAATTGATATCGAAAATGCTAAAAAAGCAGATCAAATTTTCGATACTCTAATGGGAAAGGAAGTATTGCCAAGAAAGAGATTTATTCAAACCCACGCTAAGAAGGTAAAGAATCTTGACATCTAA